The following are encoded in a window of Sphingobium sp. AP49 genomic DNA:
- a CDS encoding TonB-dependent receptor yields the protein MIAFVQASSARKWLSAASTLACAIACVSAAHAQTAPAPADQGDAATAQGAADSGQNADIIVTGFRQSLGAAINLKRDTVSSVDAIVAEDIAKFPDQNLAESLQRIPGISIQRDGGEGRAISVRGLGAQFTRVRVNGLETVATSTDGASSNRDRSFDFNVFASELFNSIVVHKTAEASLDEGSLGAVVDLNTGNPLGGKYGLTLVGSATAAYNDLSKNWGPRLAGIASWKSADGRFGVALSGAYSSMDNQELGNNSVRWAQARFDSVDSTACWSQPNSGGTYRPSDACNTAALAFHPRIPRYGEVRHDRERLGITGSVQFAPTDATKISIDGLYSRFKETREEKWGEVLLRSNERSINVVNPVYDNNGNMISATLNDAWVRTEHYLRKSSTEFYQLGGTWDQDVGDKFRFTLLGGFSKSNADIPVETTVVFDDRDAQGYSYDYSNMKQPKLTFGTSVTDPANFQLAEIRDRPSNTTNEFKTAQLRTEWDAAEGLTVKVGTMWRRFDFKTEGYQRDTAVCGNGGKDLVLGTITCSPTSLFGPTAIYGFQATPQLSELFTLGKAGQPSGTTTQWLIPNLDAATAYTKLYDRPLLLDVGNNRSVREEVTGGYFQFDAKGELFGLEYALNAGMRYAKTDQTSTGINGTAPVTIKRSYEDWLPAVNVALFPAQDIIIRAAVADVMTRPTLGNLTPGGSADGFQYRVSYGNPYIDPFRATAYDIGIEWYFAPQSIFSVALFKKDVQSFPVAATISNATFTETGLPASVLVSSSPAALNPALQSQPIWTIATTVNGSGASLKGAEIALQLPFTFLPGIFKNFGVIANATFIDSSATYNVQGPATVPGGGLVSGLRTTTLFGVSKRAYNGTLYYEDQKFSARVSASYRGPYIDQNSGTGNVFEGYNSTVNVDASIRYKATDWLEFTIDGINLTDEYRDRYTDLDANRNYEYNHFGRTFQFGARLKM from the coding sequence ATGATTGCGTTCGTACAGGCTTCGTCCGCCCGGAAATGGCTGTCTGCGGCCTCCACTCTGGCCTGCGCCATTGCCTGCGTCTCGGCCGCTCATGCCCAGACTGCACCGGCGCCGGCCGATCAGGGCGATGCCGCCACGGCGCAGGGCGCGGCCGACAGCGGCCAGAATGCAGACATCATCGTCACCGGTTTCCGCCAGTCGCTGGGCGCGGCCATCAATCTGAAGCGCGACACGGTGAGTTCGGTCGACGCGATCGTCGCGGAGGATATCGCCAAATTCCCCGACCAGAATCTGGCGGAATCGCTGCAGCGCATTCCGGGTATCTCGATCCAGCGTGATGGCGGCGAAGGGCGTGCGATCAGTGTTCGCGGCCTGGGTGCGCAATTTACCCGCGTCCGCGTCAATGGTCTCGAAACGGTTGCCACCTCGACGGATGGTGCCAGTTCCAACCGTGACCGTTCATTCGATTTCAACGTGTTCGCTTCGGAACTGTTCAATTCGATCGTCGTCCACAAGACGGCAGAGGCTTCGCTTGACGAAGGCTCGCTGGGCGCGGTGGTCGATCTCAACACCGGCAATCCGCTGGGCGGAAAATATGGCCTGACCTTGGTCGGTTCGGCAACGGCAGCTTATAATGACCTGTCGAAAAACTGGGGGCCGCGCCTGGCGGGCATCGCCTCGTGGAAATCGGCCGATGGCCGTTTTGGCGTCGCATTGTCGGGCGCCTATTCCAGCATGGACAATCAGGAACTGGGTAACAACAGCGTGCGCTGGGCTCAGGCGCGGTTTGACAGCGTCGACAGCACAGCCTGCTGGAGCCAGCCCAATTCCGGCGGCACCTATCGTCCGAGCGACGCCTGCAATACGGCTGCTCTGGCCTTTCACCCGCGCATTCCGCGCTATGGCGAAGTGCGCCATGATCGCGAGCGCCTGGGGATCACCGGGTCGGTTCAATTTGCGCCGACCGATGCGACCAAGATTTCGATCGATGGCCTCTATTCGCGGTTCAAGGAAACGCGCGAGGAGAAGTGGGGCGAGGTGCTGCTGCGCTCCAATGAACGGTCGATCAATGTGGTCAACCCGGTCTATGACAATAATGGCAATATGATCTCGGCGACGCTGAACGATGCCTGGGTCCGTACCGAACATTATTTGCGCAAGTCGAGCACCGAATTTTACCAGCTGGGCGGCACCTGGGACCAGGATGTGGGCGACAAGTTCCGCTTCACCCTGCTGGGCGGCTTTTCCAAGTCGAACGCCGACATTCCGGTCGAAACGACCGTCGTGTTCGACGATCGCGATGCCCAGGGCTATAGCTATGACTATAGCAACATGAAGCAGCCCAAGCTGACCTTCGGCACCAGCGTGACCGATCCGGCCAATTTCCAACTGGCGGAAATTCGTGATCGCCCCTCCAATACCACCAATGAATTCAAGACCGCGCAGCTCCGCACCGAATGGGACGCGGCCGAGGGGCTGACGGTCAAGGTCGGCACGATGTGGCGCCGATTCGACTTCAAGACGGAAGGTTATCAGCGCGATACCGCCGTCTGCGGCAATGGCGGCAAGGATCTGGTGCTGGGTACCATCACTTGCTCGCCCACCAGCCTGTTCGGGCCGACGGCCATTTATGGTTTCCAGGCGACGCCGCAATTGAGCGAATTGTTCACCCTGGGCAAGGCGGGGCAGCCGTCGGGCACCACGACCCAATGGTTGATCCCGAACCTGGATGCGGCGACGGCCTATACCAAGCTGTATGATCGTCCGCTGCTGCTCGACGTCGGCAATAATCGGTCGGTACGCGAAGAAGTGACCGGCGGCTATTTCCAGTTCGATGCTAAGGGGGAATTGTTCGGTCTCGAATATGCGCTGAATGCGGGCATGCGCTATGCCAAGACCGACCAGACCTCGACCGGTATCAACGGGACCGCGCCGGTGACGATCAAGCGCAGCTATGAAGACTGGCTGCCGGCGGTGAACGTGGCGTTGTTCCCGGCTCAGGATATCATCATCCGTGCAGCCGTGGCCGATGTGATGACCCGTCCGACCCTGGGCAATCTGACGCCGGGTGGATCGGCCGATGGCTTCCAATATCGGGTAAGCTACGGCAATCCCTATATCGATCCGTTCCGGGCAACGGCCTATGATATCGGCATCGAATGGTACTTCGCGCCGCAGTCGATCTTCTCGGTCGCGCTGTTCAAGAAGGATGTGCAGAGCTTCCCGGTCGCCGCCACCATTTCCAACGCGACCTTCACGGAAACCGGCCTGCCTGCATCGGTGCTGGTCAGTTCCTCGCCGGCCGCGCTGAACCCTGCGCTGCAGTCACAGCCGATCTGGACCATTGCGACCACGGTCAATGGCAGCGGCGCATCGCTGAAGGGCGCGGAAATCGCGCTGCAATTGCCCTTCACCTTCCTGCCGGGAATATTCAAGAATTTCGGTGTGATCGCCAATGCGACCTTCATCGATTCCAGCGCGACCTATAATGTGCAGGGGCCGGCGACGGTGCCGGGTGGTGGCCTGGTCTCGGGATTGCGGACGACGACGCTCTTTGGCGTGTCCAAGCGCGCCTATAACGGCACGCTCTATTATGAGGACCAGAAGTTCAGCGCCCGCGTGTCCGCCAGCTATCGTGGTCCTTATATCGACCAGAATAGCGGCACCGGCAACGTGTTCGAGGGGTATAATTCGACAGTCAATGTCGATGCCTCGATCCGCTACAAGGCGACCGACTGGCTCGAATTCACCATCGACGGCATCAACCTGACCGATGAATATCGCGATCGCTACACCGACCTCGATGCCAATCGCAACTATGAGTACAACCATTTCGGTCGCACCTTCCAGTTCGGTGCGCGCCTGAAAATGTAG
- a CDS encoding carboxylesterase family protein: MPDIDRRSALTGAAALLGASLARPAHAATASIVTTRKGRVAGTREGGLHVFRGLRYGQDTAPRRFQAPLVPDGWTGTADAGAFAPSCPQQGKQEPESEDCLFLNIWTPGPDPRAKRPVMLYIHGGAYSNGSVVDPLTHGDRLAAQGDVVVVTVNHRLNIFGYLYLARLDPRFADSGNAGQLDLILALQWVRDNIAAFGGDPGNILVFGQSGGGAKIATMMAMPAAAGLFHRAITMSGQQVTASGPLNATKRAQAYLARLGIKVDELSSLLSLSTAQLVEGLAAQDPIMGGGLYMGPVLDMTHLARHPFWPDAPPQSQAIPMMLGNTHDETRAFIDPHGPKLQGLDWSNLATRIAPELRMDLSPEWIVAQYRARYPDWSAQRIFYAATTAGRSWPGQVLEAEARARADAPTWVYQVDFASPTQPERGAPHTMDIALAFGTLDAPGSFTGTGAGAQAASRALMQRFLAFARRGDPTGAGMIPWPHYRLDGRQTMIVDVDSRVESDPRGWERDLFARVPYIQPGS; the protein is encoded by the coding sequence ATGCCCGATATCGACCGGCGGAGCGCGTTGACCGGGGCTGCGGCCCTGCTGGGCGCCAGTCTCGCTCGCCCGGCCCATGCCGCCACCGCCAGCATCGTGACCACCCGCAAGGGCCGGGTCGCCGGCACCCGCGAGGGCGGCCTCCATGTCTTTCGCGGCCTGCGCTATGGTCAGGATACCGCGCCCCGCCGCTTCCAGGCACCGCTTGTGCCCGATGGCTGGACCGGCACGGCCGATGCCGGCGCCTTCGCCCCATCCTGCCCGCAACAGGGCAAGCAGGAGCCGGAGAGCGAGGATTGCCTGTTCCTCAATATCTGGACCCCCGGTCCGGACCCGCGCGCCAAGCGGCCGGTGATGCTCTATATCCATGGCGGCGCCTATTCCAACGGCAGCGTGGTCGATCCGCTGACCCATGGCGACCGGCTGGCGGCGCAGGGCGATGTCGTGGTGGTGACGGTCAATCACCGCCTCAACATCTTCGGCTATCTCTATCTCGCCCGGCTCGATCCGCGCTTTGCCGACAGCGGCAATGCCGGCCAGCTTGACCTCATCCTCGCGCTGCAATGGGTGCGCGACAATATCGCAGCCTTTGGCGGCGATCCCGGCAATATCCTGGTGTTCGGCCAGTCGGGCGGCGGCGCCAAGATCGCGACGATGATGGCGATGCCGGCCGCCGCCGGCCTGTTCCACCGCGCCATCACCATGAGCGGGCAGCAGGTCACCGCCTCCGGCCCGCTCAACGCGACGAAGCGGGCGCAGGCCTATCTCGCCCGGCTGGGCATAAAGGTCGATGAGCTGTCATCTTTGCTGTCACTTTCGACGGCGCAACTGGTGGAGGGGTTGGCAGCGCAAGACCCGATCATGGGCGGCGGCCTCTATATGGGGCCGGTGCTCGACATGACGCATCTTGCGCGCCATCCCTTCTGGCCCGATGCGCCGCCCCAGTCGCAGGCGATCCCGATGATGCTGGGCAACACCCATGACGAGACCCGTGCCTTCATCGATCCCCATGGCCCCAAGCTCCAGGGGCTGGACTGGTCCAACCTCGCCACCCGGATCGCGCCGGAACTGCGCATGGACCTCTCGCCCGAATGGATCGTCGCCCAATATCGTGCGCGCTATCCCGACTGGTCGGCGCAGCGCATCTTCTATGCCGCGACCACGGCCGGGCGCAGCTGGCCGGGGCAGGTGCTGGAGGCGGAGGCGCGGGCCCGCGCCGATGCGCCGACCTGGGTCTATCAGGTCGATTTCGCCTCGCCGACCCAGCCCGAACGCGGCGCGCCGCACACCATGGACATCGCGCTCGCCTTCGGCACGCTCGACGCGCCGGGCAGCTTCACCGGCACGGGCGCAGGCGCCCAGGCCGCCTCGCGCGCGCTGATGCAGCGCTTCCTCGCTTTCGCCCGGCGCGGCGACCCCACTGGTGCCGGGATGATACCGTGGCCGCATTATCGGCTGGACGGGCGCCAGACGATGATCGTCGATGTCGACAGTCGGGTGGAAAGCGATCCGCGCGGCTGGGAGCGGGACCTCTTCGCCCGCGTTCCCTATATCCAGCCGGGCAGCTGA
- a CDS encoding cupin domain-containing protein: protein MSLMLLLAAAAAPPMVVIDEREVMRDEPPPHGEIGMSTAYRISDAVPQPRSMEFRKRVLHVGAAIGVHPIAHDEVYYVLSGEGVVTSDGVEKPLTQGMAAYLYKDAKVGIRQVGKEPLALIISYPVVH from the coding sequence ATGAGCCTGATGCTGTTGCTGGCAGCCGCCGCCGCGCCGCCCATGGTCGTGATCGACGAGCGCGAGGTGATGCGGGACGAGCCGCCACCCCATGGCGAGATCGGCATGTCGACCGCCTATCGCATCAGCGACGCCGTGCCGCAGCCGCGCAGCATGGAGTTCCGCAAGCGCGTGCTGCATGTCGGGGCGGCGATCGGCGTCCATCCGATCGCCCATGACGAGGTCTATTATGTCCTGTCGGGCGAAGGCGTGGTGACGTCCGACGGCGTGGAAAAGCCGCTGACGCAGGGCATGGCCGCCTATCTCTACAAGGACGCGAAAGTGGGCATCCGGCAGGTCGGCAAGGAACCGCTGGCGCTGATCATCAGCTATCCGGTGGTCCACTGA